One Gossypium raimondii isolate GPD5lz chromosome 3, ASM2569854v1, whole genome shotgun sequence genomic window carries:
- the LOC105797311 gene encoding probable isoaspartyl peptidase/L-asparaginase 2, translating to MGAWAIAVHGGAGVDPNLPKERQEEAKRLLTHCLDIGISALRSNLPAIDVVELVVRELETDPLFNSGRGSALTDNGTVEMEASIMDGPKRRCGAVSGLSTVKNPVSLARLVMDKSPHSYLAFSGAEDFAKKQGVELVDNEYFITEDNVGMLKLAKEANSILFDYRIPTIGTCGAGAAAMESPLQMNGLPISVYAPETVGCVVVDKEGRCAAATSTGGLMNKMTGRIGDSPLIGSGTYACDLCGVSCTGEGEAIIRSTLAREVGAVMEYKGLNLHEAVDFVIKNRLDEGKAGLIAVSKNGEVACGFNTTGMFRGCATEDGFMEVGVW from the exons ATGGGAGCCTGGGCTATTGCAGTGCATGGTGGCGCTGGTGTAGACCCAAATCTCCCTAAGGAAAGACAAGAGGAGGCTAAGAGACTCCTCACTCATTGCCTTGATATAGGCATCTCTGCTCTCCGCTCTAACCTCCCCGCCATTGACGTCGTTGAACTTGTT GTTAGAGAACTGGAAACAGATCCTCTGTTCAACTCCGGGCGTGGATCTGCTCTTACGGATAATGGAACGGTGGAAATGGAAGCCAGCATTATGGATGGCCCAAAGAGGAGATGCGGCGCCGTTTCAGGCTTAAGCACTGTTAAGAACCCTGTCTCCCTTGCCCGTCTTGTCATGGACAAATCACCCCATTCTTATCTGGCCTTCTCCGGTGCCGAAGACTTTGCCAAGAAACAG GGAGTGGAGTTGGTGGacaatgaatattttattacgGAAGATAACGTGGGGATGCTTAAGTTGGCAAAAGAGGCAAACTCGATCCTG TTTGATTACCGTATCCCAACGATTGGCACCTGTGGTGCGGGGGCAGCCGCCATGGAAAGTCCTTTGCAGATGAACGGGCTCCCCATCAGCGTCTACGCCCCAGAGACGGTTGGCTGCGTGGTGGTTGACAAGGAGGGTCGGTGCGCTGCCGCCACTTCCACAGGTGGGCTCATGAACAAGATGACCGGAAGGATTGGTGACTCCCCGCTTATTGGCTCCGGAACCTACGCTTGTGACTTGTGTGGGGTGTCATGCACTGGGGAAGGAGAAGCAATCATCCGAAGCACCTTGGCGAGGGAAGTAGGCGCAGTGATGGAGTACAAAGGATTGAACCTGCATGAGGCTGTGGATTTTGTGATCAAGAATAGGTTGGATGAAGGCAAAGCTGGGCTGATTGCTGTTTCAAAGAACGGTGAGGTTGCTTGTGGGTTTAACACCACCGGGATGTTCAGGGGCTGTGCCACTGAGGATGGGTTCATGGAGGTTGGTGTCTGGTAA